In the genome of Pseudomonas protegens, one region contains:
- a CDS encoding F0F1 ATP synthase subunit epsilon, whose product MAMTVHCDIVSAEGEIFSGLVEMVVAHGELGDLGIALGHAPLITNLKPGPIRLIKQGGEAEVFYISGGFLEVQPNMVKVLADTVQRAADLDEASAQEAVKAAEKALNEKGADFDYGSAAARLAEAAAQLRTVQQIRKKFGG is encoded by the coding sequence ATGGCTATGACAGTCCATTGCGATATCGTCAGCGCGGAAGGGGAAATCTTCTCCGGTCTGGTGGAGATGGTGGTTGCGCACGGTGAGCTGGGTGATCTTGGTATCGCTCTGGGTCACGCACCGCTGATCACCAACCTGAAGCCAGGTCCGATCCGCTTGATCAAGCAGGGCGGGGAAGCCGAGGTGTTCTACATCTCCGGTGGTTTCCTCGAGGTTCAGCCGAACATGGTCAAGGTTCTTGCCGACACCGTGCAACGTGCTGCCGACCTGGACGAAGCCTCCGCTCAGGAAGCCGTCAAGGCTGCTGAGAAGGCCCTGAATGAAAAAGGCGCAGATTTCGACTACGGTTCTGCTGCTGCACGTCTGGCCGAGGCCGCAGCTCAGCTGCGTACCGTCCAGCAGATCCGCAAGAAGTTCGGCGGCTAA